One window from the genome of Cydia fagiglandana chromosome 21, ilCydFagi1.1, whole genome shotgun sequence encodes:
- the LOC134675163 gene encoding putative zinc finger and SCAN domain-containing protein 5D isoform X2, with protein sequence MDWQLTCRVCLETGDMVSLFDWDENNEQLGDKYTYCCGVEVTKNDSLPTLICLNCVDRLTFAFQFKQQCLSSNDTLKECLEEFMRSSAAVSASSSKKTVTETETISIKQENGLLLQYELPVEHDPQIQWTRTLTKTPNNAVVTKAPKARGRGRPRKYPNKQGQIDVSPYQRKKVKEPQKEQESLTSLLASGSLDLKQEPAEDEEPFDGADFAGGDDPDFEPDEEAESDGGTKKAVTTPRKRGRPRKVVAEKSEEGDDGEDMLLKETIMAFSEPIPDHILNPKPRQKYTSKKRYVYEKTHTCETCGSSFTSNASLQAHIRRHLGIKPFVCSVCGYSCVLNMELRRHMMRYTGQRPYKCRVCDRRFGDFGSRQKHERLHMGVRPYQCSLCGKAFTYSYVLANHMLTHTGEKKYSCEPCNKKFTKAHHLKYHNKVHHQELYIQQQLELEAKKIRQQINVSGLSGVLSGQIVDGALQLIQTPEEDGEQELQMHVVEEAENEDSEAKETDRAVAGMQAVVLDSEFSMEEDDKTQ encoded by the exons ATGGATTGGCAATTAACTTGTCGAGTATGTCTGGAAACTGGCGATATGGTATCTTTATTCGATTGGGATGAAAATAACGAACAACTTGGTGACAAGTacacttactgctgtggcgtgGAG GTGACGAAAAATGATTCTTTGCCCACGCTTATCTGCCTGAACTGCGTGGACCGTTTAACATTCGCGTTTCAGTTCAAACAGCAGTGTTTGTCGTCGAACGACACTTTGAAAGAATGTCTCGAGGAGTTTATGAGAAGCTCTGCCGCTGTGTCGGCTTCTTCGTCCAAAAAAA CCGTAACAGAAACGGAAACAATAAGCATAAAGCAAGAAAACGGCCTGCTGTTGCAATATGAGCTGCCCGTGGAGCATGACCCTCAGATCCAGTGGACGCGGACACTGACCAAGACTCCTAACAATGCTGTGGTGACTAAGGCTCCAAAGGCCAGGGGCAGGGGACGGCCGAGGAAGTATCCTAACAAACAGGGACAGATTG ATGTATCACCATACCAACGCAAGAAGGTAAAGGAACCTCAGAAAGAGCAGGAGTCCCTCACATCGCTGCTGGCTTCTGGCTCCTTGGACCTCAAGCAGGAGCCTGCGGAAGATGAGGAACCGTTTGACGGTGCtg ACTTTGCTGGAGGTGATGATCCTGATTTTGAACCTGATGAGGAAGCGGAGTCTGATGGAGGCACGAAAAAAGCG GTTACAACGCCACGCAAGCGGGGTCGGCCGCGCAAGGTGGTGGCAGAGAAATCTGAAGAAGGCGACGACGGCGAGGATATGCTGCTGAAGGAGACCATCATGGCCTTCTCCGAGCCCATCCCGGACCATATCCTCAACCCCAAACCGAGGCAGAAGTATACCAGCAAGAAGCGATATGTTTATGAGAAAAC GCACACTTGCGAGACTTGCGGGTCCTCGTTCACGTCCAACGCGTCTCTGCAGGCGCACATTCGACGCCATTTGGGCATCAAACCGTTTGTCTGCAG TGTGTGCGGGTACTCGTGCGTCCTCAACATGGAGCTCCGCCGGCATATGATGC GCTACACCGGCCAGCGGCCCTACAAGTGCCGCGTCTGCGACCGCCGCTTCGGCGACTTCGGTTCCAGGCAGAAACACGAGAG GTTGCACATGGGCGTCCGTCCGTACCAATGCTCGCTGTGCGGCAAGGCCTTCACCTACTCTTACGTGCTGGCTAACCATATGCTCACACATACAGGCGAGAAGAAATATTC TTGCGAACCATGTAACAAGAAATTCACAAAAGCCCACCACCTCAAGTACCACAACAAGGTGCACCACCAGGAGCTCTACATCCAGCAGCAGCTCGAGCTGGAAGCCAAGAAGATCAGACAGCAGATCAATGTGTCCGGTCTATCCGGCGTACTCTCCGGACAGATAGTGGATGGAGCATTGCAGCTCATACAGACTCCGGAGGAAG ATGGAGAGCAGGAGCTACAAATGCACGTGGTGGAGGAGGCCGAGAACGAAGACAGCGAGGCCAAGGAGACCGACCGGGCCGTCGCGGGCATGCAAGCG GTGGTGTTAGACAGCGAATTCTCTATGGAAGAAGACGACAAGACACAGTAA
- the LOC134675163 gene encoding myoneurin-like isoform X1 — MDWQLTCRVCLETGDMVSLFDWDENNEQLGDKYTYCCGVEVTKNDSLPTLICLNCVDRLTFAFQFKQQCLSSNDTLKECLEEFMRSSAAVSASSSKKTVTETETISIKQENGLLLQYELPVEHDPQIQWTRTLTKTPNNAVVTKAPKARGRGRPRKYPNKQGQIDVSPYQRKKVKEPQKEQESLTSLLASGSLDLKQEPAEDEEPFDGADFAGGDDPDFEPDEEAESDGGTKKAVTTPRKRGRPRKVVAEKSEEGDDGEDMLLKETIMAFSEPIPDHILNPKPRQKYTSKKRYVYEKTHTCETCGSSFTSNASLQAHIRRHLGIKPFVCSVCGYSCVMKEALKRHMLRHTGERPYKCRICDRRFGDFGTRQKHERLHMGVRPYQCSLCGKAFTYSYVLANHMLTHTGEKKYSCEPCNKKFTKAHHLKYHNKVHHQELYIQQQLELEAKKIRQQINVSGLSGVLSGQIVDGALQLIQTPEEDGEQELQMHVVEEAENEDSEAKETDRAVAGMQAVVLDSEFSMEEDDKTQ, encoded by the exons ATGGATTGGCAATTAACTTGTCGAGTATGTCTGGAAACTGGCGATATGGTATCTTTATTCGATTGGGATGAAAATAACGAACAACTTGGTGACAAGTacacttactgctgtggcgtgGAG GTGACGAAAAATGATTCTTTGCCCACGCTTATCTGCCTGAACTGCGTGGACCGTTTAACATTCGCGTTTCAGTTCAAACAGCAGTGTTTGTCGTCGAACGACACTTTGAAAGAATGTCTCGAGGAGTTTATGAGAAGCTCTGCCGCTGTGTCGGCTTCTTCGTCCAAAAAAA CCGTAACAGAAACGGAAACAATAAGCATAAAGCAAGAAAACGGCCTGCTGTTGCAATATGAGCTGCCCGTGGAGCATGACCCTCAGATCCAGTGGACGCGGACACTGACCAAGACTCCTAACAATGCTGTGGTGACTAAGGCTCCAAAGGCCAGGGGCAGGGGACGGCCGAGGAAGTATCCTAACAAACAGGGACAGATTG ATGTATCACCATACCAACGCAAGAAGGTAAAGGAACCTCAGAAAGAGCAGGAGTCCCTCACATCGCTGCTGGCTTCTGGCTCCTTGGACCTCAAGCAGGAGCCTGCGGAAGATGAGGAACCGTTTGACGGTGCtg ACTTTGCTGGAGGTGATGATCCTGATTTTGAACCTGATGAGGAAGCGGAGTCTGATGGAGGCACGAAAAAAGCG GTTACAACGCCACGCAAGCGGGGTCGGCCGCGCAAGGTGGTGGCAGAGAAATCTGAAGAAGGCGACGACGGCGAGGATATGCTGCTGAAGGAGACCATCATGGCCTTCTCCGAGCCCATCCCGGACCATATCCTCAACCCCAAACCGAGGCAGAAGTATACCAGCAAGAAGCGATATGTTTATGAGAAAAC GCACACTTGCGAGACTTGCGGGTCCTCGTTCACGTCCAACGCGTCTCTGCAGGCGCACATTCGACGCCATTTGGGCATCAAACCGTTTGTCTGCAG CGTATGTGGCTACTCGTGCGTGATGAAAGAAGCACTTAAGCGGCACATGCTTCGGCACACCGGCGAGCGGCCCTACAAGTGCCGCATATGCGACCGGCGCTTCGGAGACTTCGGCACTAGGCAGAAACACGAGAG GTTGCACATGGGCGTCCGTCCGTACCAATGCTCGCTGTGCGGCAAGGCCTTCACCTACTCTTACGTGCTGGCTAACCATATGCTCACACATACAGGCGAGAAGAAATATTC TTGCGAACCATGTAACAAGAAATTCACAAAAGCCCACCACCTCAAGTACCACAACAAGGTGCACCACCAGGAGCTCTACATCCAGCAGCAGCTCGAGCTGGAAGCCAAGAAGATCAGACAGCAGATCAATGTGTCCGGTCTATCCGGCGTACTCTCCGGACAGATAGTGGATGGAGCATTGCAGCTCATACAGACTCCGGAGGAAG ATGGAGAGCAGGAGCTACAAATGCACGTGGTGGAGGAGGCCGAGAACGAAGACAGCGAGGCCAAGGAGACCGACCGGGCCGTCGCGGGCATGCAAGCG GTGGTGTTAGACAGCGAATTCTCTATGGAAGAAGACGACAAGACACAGTAA